A single region of the Xiphias gladius isolate SHS-SW01 ecotype Sanya breed wild chromosome 17, ASM1685928v1, whole genome shotgun sequence genome encodes:
- the LOC120802479 gene encoding LOW QUALITY PROTEIN: NLR family CARD domain-containing protein 3-like (The sequence of the model RefSeq protein was modified relative to this genomic sequence to represent the inferred CDS: inserted 1 base in 1 codon; substituted 1 base at 1 genomic stop codon) has protein sequence MKQEELADCLRSKTSAFCQRKLKSNLQEKFQCVFEGVAKAGNPTLLNQIYTELYITEGGTGGVNDEHEVRQIETASRKPARPDTTIRQEDVFKASPGRDEPIRTVVTKGVAGIGKTVLTQKFTLDWAEDKANQDIQFTFPFTFRELNVLKEKKFSLVELVHHFFTETKEAGICRFDEFQVVFIFDGLDECRLPLDFHNTEILTDVTKSTSVDVLLTNLIRGNLLPSARLWITTRPAAANQIPPECVDMVTEVRGFTDPQKEEYFRKRFRDEEQASRIISHIKTSRSLHIMCHIPVFCWITATVLEDVLKTRQGGELPKTLTEMYIHFLVVQSKLKKVKYDGGAETDPHWSPESRKMIESLGKLAFEQLQKGNLIFYEPDLTECGINIREASVYSGVFTQIFKEERGLYQDKVFCFVHLSVQEFLAALYVHLIFFGSGNDLLRVEQSTCQRSTTTTAYKSTIKRFYQTAVDKAVKSPNGHLDLFLRFFLGLSLQTNQDLLRGLFIQTGSCSPTNQETAHYIKMKIRENXLSRXSINLFHCLNELNDHSLEEEIQQCMSSGSLSTGKLSPAQWSALVFILLSSEKDLALFDLKKYSASEEALLRPLPVVKASNKSLLSVCNLSEKSCEALASVLSSQSSSLRELDLGNNNLQDSGMKILSAGLESPHCRLETLRLSVCNLSEKSCEAMSSVLSSQSSSLRELDLGNNNLQDSGVKMLSTGLESPRCKLETLRLSGCLITEEGCASLASALSSNPSHLRELDLSYNHPGDSGVKLLSAGLEDPHWRLDTLRVDHGGVQRMMPGLRKYACDLTLDPNTAHKKLKLSEDLRKATVVAEDHRCADCPERFNCWIQLLCQTGLTGRCYWEVERSGEAYVGATYTGIRRRGQSVDCRLGGTDKSWSLYCSDENYFVWHNDRRTAVGSDPSSMSNRVAVYVDCPAGTLSFSKVSSDSLIHLHTFYTTFTEPLYPGFRFLFGHLGCSVSLSQLEEEKSPPGTD, from the exons ATGAAGCAGGAGGAGCTGGCCGACTGTCTGCGGAGCA AGACTTCGGCTTTTTGCCAGCGTAAACTCAAATCTAATCTGCAGGAGAAgttccagtgtgtgtttgagggggTTGCTAAAGCAGGAAACCCAACCCTTCTGAATCAGATCTACACAGAGCTCTACATCACAGAGGGAGGGACCGGAGGGGTCAATGATGAACATGAGGTCAGACAGATTGAAACCGCATCCAGGAAACCAGCCAGACCAGATACAACTATCAGACAGGAAGACGTCTTTAAAGCCTCACCTGGAAGAGATGAACCAATCAGAACAGTGGTGACGAAGGGAGTGGCCGGCATTGGGAAAACAGTCTTAACACAGAAGTTCACTCTGGACTGGGCTGAAGACAAAGCCAACCAAGACATACAGTTCACATTTCCGTTCACCTTCAGAGAGCTGAATgtgctgaaagagaaaaagttcagCTTGGTGGAACTGGTTCATCACTTCTTCACTGAAACCAAAGAAGCAGGAATCTGCAGGTTTGACGAGTTCCAGGTTGTGTTCATCTTTGACGGTCTGGACGAGTGTCGACTTCCTCTGGACTTCCACAACACTGAGATCCTGACTGATGTCACAAAGTCCACATCAGTGGACGTGCTGCTGACGAACCTCATCAGGGGGAATCTGCTTCCCTCTGCTCGCCTCTGGATAACCACACGACctgcagcagccaatcagatccCTCCTGAGTGTGTCGACATggtgacagaggtcagagggtTCACTGACCCACAGAAGGAGGAGTACTTCAGGAAGAGAttcagagatgaggagcaggccaGCAGGATCATCTCCCACATCAAGACATCACGAAGCCTCCACATCATGTGCCACATCCCAGTCTTCTGCTGGATCACCGCTACAGTTCTGGAGGATGTGTTGAAAACCAGGCAGGGAGGAGAGCTGCCCAAGACCCTGACTGAGATGTACATCCACTTCCTGGTGGTTCAGTCCAAACTGAAGAAGGTCAAGTATGATGGAGGAGCTGAGACAGATCCACACTGGAGTCCAGAGAGCAGGAAGATGATTGAGTCTCTGGGAAAACTGGCTtttgagcagctgcagaaagGAAACCTGATCTTCTACGAACCAGACCTGACAGAGTGTGGCATCAATATCAGAGAAGCCTCAGTTTACTCAGGAGTGTTCACACAGATCtttaaagaggagagagggctGTACCAGGACAAGGTCTTCTGCTTCGTCCATCTGAGTGTTCAGGAGTTTCTGGCAGCTCTTTATGTCCATCTAATATTCTTCGGCTCCGGGAATGATCTCCTGAGAGTGGAGCAATCAACCTGCCAGAGgtctacaacaacaacagcctaCAAATCAACAATAAAACGTTTCTACCAGACTGCTGTGGACAAGGCCGTAAAGAGTCCAAATGGACATCTGGACCTGTTCCTGCGCTTCTTCCTAGGCCTTTCGCTACAGACCAATCAGGATCTCCTACGAGGCCTGTTCATTCAGACAGGAAGTTGCTCACCTACCAATCAGGAAACAGCCCACTACATCAAGATGAAAATCAGGGAGA CCCTGTCTAGATAAAGCATCAATCTGTTCCACTGTCTGAATGAGCTGAATGACCACTCTCTAGAGGAGGAGATTCAACAGTGCATGAGTTCAGGAAGTCTCTCCACAGGTAAACTGTCTCCTGCTCAGTGGTCAGCTCTGGTCTTCATCTTACTCTCATCAGAAAAAGATCTGGCCCTGTTTGACCTGAAGAAATACTCTGCTTCAGAGGAGGCTCTTCTGAGGCCGTTGCCAGTGGTCAAAGCCTCCAACAAATCTCT gTTGAGCGTCTGTAACCTCTCAGAGAAAAGCTGTGAGGCTCTGGCTTCAGTTCTCAGCTCCCAGTCCTCTAGTCTGAGAGAGCTAGACCTGGGTAACAACAACCTGCAGGATTCAGGAATGAAGATATtgtctgctggactggagagtCCACACTGTAGACTGGAAACTCTCAG GCTCAGCGTCTGTAACCTCTCAGAGAAAAGCTGTGAAGCTATGTCCTCAGTTCTCAGCTCCCAGTCCTCTAGTCTGAGAGAGCTGGACCTGGGTAACAACAACCTGCAGGATTCAGGAGTGAAGATGCTGTCTACTGGACTGGAGAGTCCACGCTGTAAACTGGAGACTCTCAG GCTGTCAGGCTGCCTGATCACAGAGGAAGGCTGTGCCTCTCTGGCCTCAGCTCTGAGCTCCAACCCCTCCCACCTGAGGGAGCTGGACTTGAGCTACAATCATCCAGGAGACTCGGGAGTGAAGCTGCTGTCCGCCGGACTGGAGGATCCGCACTGGAGACTGGACACTCTTAG GGTGGACCACGGCGGAGTCCAGAGGATGATGCCAGGTCTGAGGAAGT ATGCCTGTGATCTGACGCTGGACCCGAACACAGCACACAAAAAGCTTAAACTGTCCGAAGACCTCAGAAAGGCGACGGTCGTGGCTGAGGACCACAGATGTGCGGATTGCCCAGAGAGATTTAACTGCTGGATTCAGCTGCTGTGTCAAACTGGTCTGACTGGTCGCTGTTACTGGGAGGTGGAGCGGAGCGGAGAGGCGTACGTGGGGGCGACCTACACAGGAATCAGACGGAGAGGCCAAAGTGTGGACTGCAGGCTCGGAGGGACTGATAAGTCCTGGAGTCTTTACTGCTCCGATGAGAATTACTTTGTGTGGCACAATGACCGAAGGACAGCAGTAGGCTCTGACCCTTCCTCCATGTCTAACAGAGTAGCAGTGTATGTGGACTGTCCGGCTGGCACCCTGTCTTTCTCCAAAGTCTCCTCTGACTCTCTGATCCACCTCCACACCTTCTACACCACATTCACGGAACCCCTCTACCCCGGGTTTAGATTTCTCTTTGGACATTTGGGCTGCTCAGTCTCTCTGTCACAGTTAGAGGAGGAAAAGTCCCCTCCTGGAACTGACTGA